The Streptomyces sp. SS1-1 genome includes the window AAGGCGCGGATCGCCCGGGCCAGTCCCAGCGCCCGTTCGTGCAGCAGCCGGTCGCCGCGGTCGGCGTCGGCGCCGGAGGCGTCGTCGGTGGAGCCGGCGACGCGCTGCCATTCGCCGTGCCGCTCGACGGTCAGGCCGGGGTGCGGCGGATTGTCGAACAGGGGGGGCGGTTCGACGGCGGCACGGGCGGGCACGGGGGTGCGCACCAGGGCGGGGTGAGCCGCCAGCATGAGGGACGTCTCGAACCACCCGGCGTGCCCCGGGGTGACGTCCGGCCGTTCGGCCTCGTCGTCCCCGGCCGTGACGGTCCAGTACGAGCAGGCCGCGACCGTGACCTGGGCACGCAGCGCGAACCGCTTCACGGCGAGCCGCATGATCTCGTCGTTGCCGCCGTGCCCGTTGACCACCATGATCCGGTGGTAGCCGCTGGTCACGAGCGAGTCGAGGATGTCGTCGAACACGGCGCCCAGGGTCGACGCGGAGAGCGAGACGGCCGCCGCGAACAGGTGGT containing:
- a CDS encoding creatininase family protein, with the translated sequence MSQSKLSELTWQEVRRAGEKGLALLPVGSQEQHAGHLPMGTDTLLVEKVVDRALDILDQEASVSSAPSAAPGEDIVRLPALPFGHSPHHLFAAAVSLSASTLGAVFDDILDSLVTSGYHRIMVVNGHGGNDEIMRLAVKRFALRAQVTVAACSYWTVTAGDDEAERPDVTPGHAGWFETSLMLAAHPALVRTPVPARAAVEPPPLFDNPPHPGLTVERHGEWQRVAGSTDDASGADADRGDRLLHERALGLARAIRAFDVASR